One window of the Pan troglodytes isolate AG18354 chromosome 12, NHGRI_mPanTro3-v2.0_pri, whole genome shotgun sequence genome contains the following:
- the ETAA1 gene encoding ewing's tumor-associated antigen 1 isoform X2, translating to MLDMWIGETAIPCTPSVAKGKSRAKISCTKLKTQSQEEELMKLAKQFDKNMEELDVIQEQNKRNYDFTQTISETEILSNYKDNIQMWSSHNIVPEIDNATKKPIKGNTKMSVANDQNSSQKPFDQIAEAAFNAIFDGSTQKCSGQLSQELPEAFWSSSNTTFVKTNALKEEKIITNETLVIEKLSNKTPRSLSSQVDTPIMTKSCVTSCTKEPETSNKYIDAFTTSDFEDDWENLLDNEPFAVQNIDMPELFPSKTAHVTDQKEICTFNSKTVKNTSRANTSPDARLGDSKVLQDLSSKTYDRELIDAEYRFSPNSNKSNKLSTGNKMKFENSSNKIVIQDEIQDCIVTSNLTKIKEDILTKSTVHASERKSALNTRYSNEQKNKCILNQSIKAPVNTDLFGSANLGSETSVSNPNQTSASKVGSFFDDWNDPSFANEIIKACHQLDNTWEAGDVDDDLLYQACDDIERLTQQQDIRKDSKTSESICEINNNSEHGAKNMFAISKQGSNLVQSKHLNPGSISVQTSLTNSSQIDKPMKMEKGEMYGNSPRFLGATNLTMYSKISNCQINNLHVSYTNTDVPIQVNSSKLVLSGSSSLNVTSDHMNTEITTYKKKLSTKQLCHKTITDEAHSNLNTTVGFSKFTFTRMKDSQILSQFNQNCITGSMSDTKITQCVEKKKSVNPLLEEAVGQQSLVKLSESFKQSSKEEEEKNRKCSPEEIQRKRQEALVRRMAKARASSVNAAPTSFL from the exons GTTAAAAACACAAAGTCAAGAAGAAGAACTTATGAAACTGGCTAAACAATTTGATAAAAATATGGAAGAGCTAGATGTGATTCAAGAGCAAAACAAGAGGAATTATGATTTTACCCAGACGATTTCAGAAACAGAGATTTTAAGTAATTATAAAGATAATATACAGATGTGGTCATCACATAATATAGTTCCCGAAATAGATAATGCTACAAAAAAGCCAATCAAAGGAAACACCAAGATGTCTGTGGCAAATGATCAAAATAGCAGTCAGAAGCCATTTGACCAAATTGCTGAAGCAGCCTTTAATGCTATTTTTGATGGTTCTACTCAGAAATGTAGCGGACAGTTAAGCCAAGAACTGCCAGAGGCTTTTTGGAGCAGCAGTAATACTACCTTTGTAAAGACAAATGCTTTGAAAGAGGAGAAAATCATTACTAATGAAACTCTGGTCATTGAAAAACTGTCCAATAAAACCCCACGATCACTTTCTTCTCAAGTAGATACACCCATAATGACAAAATCATGTGTGACTTCCTGTACTAAGGAGCCAGAAACTTCTAATAAGTACATTGATGCATTTACTACAAGTGATTTTGAGGATGATTGGGAAAACTTACTAGATAATGaaccttttgctgtgcaaaatatCGACATGCCTGAACTCTTTCCTTCTAAAACAGCCCATGTTACTGATCAAAAGGAAATCTGTACCTTTAATagtaaaactgttaaaaatacgTCAAGAGCAAATACAAGTCCAGATGCCAGGTTAGGAGATTCAAAAGTATTACAAGATCTTTCTTCAAAGACATATGACAGAGAATTAATAGATGCAGAATATAGATTTTCACCAAATTCAAATAAATCAAACAAATTATCcactggaaataaaatgaaatttgagaACTCTTCCAATAAAATTGTTATTCAAGATGAAATTCAAGATTGTATAGTTACATCTAATCtgacaaaaataaaggaagatatTCTTACTAAATCTACTGTACATGCTTCTGAAAGGAAGTCAGCTTTGAACACAAGATATTCTAATGAACAGAAAAATAAGTGCATTTTAAATCAGTCTATTAAAGCTCCTGTTAATACTGATCTTTTTGGCTCTGCAAATCTAGGCAGTGAAACCAGTGTTAGTAACCCAAATCAGACTAGTGCATCAAAAGTAGGTTCTTTCTTTGATGATTGGAATGATCCCTCATTTGCCAATGAAATTATTAAAGCATGTCATCAATTAGATAATACCTGGGAAGCAGGTGATGTAGATGATGATTTGTTGTACCAAGCATGTGATGATATTGAAAGACTAACTCAGCAACAAGACATTAGAAAGGACAGTAAGACATCAGAAAGTATATGTGAGATCAATAATAATTCCGAACATGGAGCCAAAAACATGTTTGCTATATCTAAACAAGGAAGTAATTTGGTACAATCAAAGCATTTGAATCCAGGCAGCATTTCAGTGCAGACATCTTTGACAAATAGCTCACAAATAGATAAGCcaatgaagatggagaaaggggaaaTGTATGGAAATTCTCCAAGATTTTTAGGTGCCACAAATTTGACTATGTATTCTAAGATCTCAAACTGTCAGATAAATAATCTGCATGTGTCTTATACTAACACTGATGTTCCAATACAAGTGAATAGTTCCAAATTGGTTCTTTCAGGAAGTTCAAGTTTGAATGTAACTTCAGATCATATGAATACAGAAATTACTACTTATAAGAAGAAATTGAGTACTAAGCAGCTATGCCATAAGACTATAACAGATGAAGCTCACAGCAACCTTAACACAACAGTTGGATTTTCAAAGTTTACATTTACAAGGATGAAAGATTCTCAGATTCTTTCTCAGTTTAATCAAAATTGTATAACTGGAAGTATGTCTGATACCAAAATTACACAGtgtgtggagaaaaagaaaagtgtcaaCCCATTACTGGAGGAAGCTGTTGGACAGCAATCTTTGGTGAAACTTTCTGAATCTTTCAAACAATCTTCAAAAG aggaagaagagaaaaatagaaagtgttCTCCtgaagaaattcagagaaaaagacaagaagCACTGGTTCGGAGAATGGCTAAAGCACGAGCCTCATCTGTAAATGCAGCTCCCACTTCATTTCTTTAA